GGCTCTCCCCATGTCCAGGCGAGCACGTTATCGTCTTCTGTTGTACCGATCGGCGTGCTTTCATGCGGAAGGTTCGGGAGGCTCAGCAATATGAACTCGAGCTGTTCATCCAGTTGGCGCAGCTCTTCATCCAAAGCCTTGATGCGCTCATTTACTTCTTTCATTTCCGCGATTAGATGGTCTGCATTTTCCTTATTGCGTTTCATAACCGCTACTTGCTCAGATACCGTGTTACGCTTATTTTTCAGCGCCTCTGCTTCTTGGATGATTTGGCGACGCTTTTCATCTACTTCTACAAATTGATCCAACGCAGAAATATCCTCATTACGGTGAGCCAAACGGCGTTTTACTTCTTCTAGATCCTGGCGTAATACTTTTACGTCCAACATGTGTAAATCCCTCCGAATCGTATTGAAAAAAAAACAAAAAACACCCATCCCCTGGTAAGGGACGAGTGTTGTATACCCGCGTTGCCACCCTCGTTGACACATGCAGCATTCCTTCATGCATATGTCCACTCTTCCGTCATAACGGGACGGTTCCGGGCAAAGTTGTTGTTCCTTTGCCACTCCGAGATGGATTCCCTCACATAACCGGATCGGTTCGCACCTACCACCGACTCTCTAGGCCTGGCTCTTGTGAAGTACTTGTTCTCATCATCGCATTCTCATTCATGAATACTATTATTGTTAACTGTACTACAGGTTCTATACGTATGTAAAGAGCAGCCCGCCCCGATATTTACAGAAAAAAGAAGATCGGCACCTTTTCACGGCCGATCTTCCGGTATGACAGCTAGCTTCTGTATTCCCTGACCATGTCGAGGAAGTATTTGTGCAGTCTTGTATCTTCGGTCAATTCTGGGTGAAAGGCTGCTGCCAAATAGTGACCGCTTCGGGCGACAACAATCTTGTCTTCGTACTTGGCCAAGACTTGACCGTTCTCTCCCAGTTCCATGATATACGGTGCCCGGATGAACACTGCCGGGTAATCTGCCCCCACATCGGCAACAGGCATCAAGACTTCAAAGCTCTCCTTTTGGCGACCAAAAGCATTCCGTTCGACTTTGATATCCATCAAGCCTAAATGGCAATCGTCTTGCCCTTGAATCCGTTTCGCCAGAAGAATCGCTCCTGCGCAAGTTCCAAAGATCGGTTTGTTCGCCTTACCGAACTCTTGAACCGCCTCCATGAATCCGTACTTGTGCATCAGCTTGCTAATCGTGGTGCTCTCTCCGCCGGGAATGACCAGCCCGTCTAGGTCGTCCAATTCTTCTACTTTTTTGACTGAGATAGCAGCGGCACCAACTTCTTCTAGTAGTCGCACATGTTCTGCTACAGCTCCTTGTAGAGCGAGTACACCGATTTTCATGCTACTCACCTTACCAGCCCCGCTCTTGCATGCGATCAGCTTCACGGATTTTGGAGATTTCGATTCCTGGCATTGCTGTTCCCAGACCTTTAGATACGCGAGCAATCAGTTCGTAATCTGTGTAGTGGGTGGTTGCTTCCACAATCGCGCGGGCAAACTTCTCTGGATTCTCTGATTTAAAGATACCAGAGCCAACAAACACGCCATCGGAGCCCAATTGCATCATCAAGGCAGCATCTGCTGGTGTTGCTACTCCACCTGCTGCGAAGTTTACAACTGGCAGCTTACCTGTTTTGTGTACCTCTTCAAGCAGTTCGTATGGGGCACCCAGGTTTTTGGCTTCTGCCATCAGTTCATCGTAGGACATTGCTTGTACTTTGCGGACTTGTGACATCATCGTGCGCATGTGACGAACAGCCTCTACAATGTTTCCGGTTCCTGGCTCACCTTTTGTGCGGATCATGGATGCACCTTCCCCGATACGGCGGAGGGCTTCACCCAGATCACGGGCGCCACATACAAACGGTACGGTGAACTCTTTTTTATTGATATGGTACAAGTCATCTGCTGGAGTGAGTACTTCACTCTCATCGAGATAATCCACACCCAGAGATTCGAGAACACGGGCTTCAACAAAATGACCGATACGAGCCTTGGCCATAACAGGGATCGAAACAGCATTCAGTACTTCCTCTACAATGCTAAGGTCAGCCATACGCGCAACTCCACCAGCTGCACGAATGTCAGACGGTACACGTTCCAAAGCCATTACAGCAACAGCACCCGCTGCTTCTGCAATTTTCGCTTGTTCAGCATTCACGACGTCCATAATGACGCCGCCTTTTTGCATTTCAGCCATACCTCTTTTAACGCGGGACGTTCCTACTTGTACCATTACAAATACCCCCTACATCATGAGTCAGAACCGAAACTGTTATGCGGTGTTATGGTTCCTGTTACCGTCATTGTAAACGATAGATGTAGGGGAAAACAATAGTTATTTAATTTCCGGTTCCACTGCTAAACAAATTGCTGAAAAACTCTACAATGCTGCGGAAGAACAGACGAATCCAGCTCGCTTCCTCTACTGCCTGTCCTGCAACGA
The window above is part of the Brevibacillus antibioticus genome. Proteins encoded here:
- the pdxT gene encoding pyridoxal 5'-phosphate synthase glutaminase subunit PdxT, whose amino-acid sequence is MKIGVLALQGAVAEHVRLLEEVGAAAISVKKVEELDDLDGLVIPGGESTTISKLMHKYGFMEAVQEFGKANKPIFGTCAGAILLAKRIQGQDDCHLGLMDIKVERNAFGRQKESFEVLMPVADVGADYPAVFIRAPYIMELGENGQVLAKYEDKIVVARSGHYLAAAFHPELTEDTRLHKYFLDMVREYRS
- the pdxS gene encoding pyridoxal 5'-phosphate synthase lyase subunit PdxS, encoding MVQVGTSRVKRGMAEMQKGGVIMDVVNAEQAKIAEAAGAVAVMALERVPSDIRAAGGVARMADLSIVEEVLNAVSIPVMAKARIGHFVEARVLESLGVDYLDESEVLTPADDLYHINKKEFTVPFVCGARDLGEALRRIGEGASMIRTKGEPGTGNIVEAVRHMRTMMSQVRKVQAMSYDELMAEAKNLGAPYELLEEVHKTGKLPVVNFAAGGVATPADAALMMQLGSDGVFVGSGIFKSENPEKFARAIVEATTHYTDYELIARVSKGLGTAMPGIEISKIREADRMQERGW